The Syngnathus typhle isolate RoL2023-S1 ecotype Sweden linkage group LG3, RoL_Styp_1.0, whole genome shotgun sequence genome window below encodes:
- the pik3r5 gene encoding phosphoinositide 3-kinase regulatory subunit 5: MQHTSCTEDRIRHALDQCLDGLGCSPKAAHRWDVLMCSVGQSMNRWSLEEVVKRDPDNSIILLQQILRKTKEVQENRHYQLVAPLAIMFTSTLLQTPYCPPDMELLQNAMEVFSTFLTWPEPYCGVCRHLLSTLELEIKAPGISFQRLVREEQDLNLSCQSSKTVTVLLMNPSELPADFVSVAEQLSCVQHPEKDTFITLIKHAFQSTLGTKYPLCDIHGVLQAKSAEELREMFSVVSGALETAAAMSSPLDGRDHVMRELEELRERLSIPSSSKRNCDGMLQTFPIPSAKCRVFHWEKDNFDVLHTLLEDERQNLSTGEQPKEDEDEADIEDDEGHDTLSTVSESYAPSFNSGADSDFFEDSDDSVGSPKSAKSSARLSQHLYRLLRKPKRSLNRAKSLGYTESKDLSVLREIRSNSLPHHVQLRSPEPSSSQVPSVFSSQFSRTVRQVCFRRRPILSCDQDEQNDTLRVVVFGADQVAGKLARAYNSLRQKESARPRLSQVFKIQFYFVPVKRDSAAYLTSPTSQGINEVVNLNGTEDSTNDVAHLLGMLDPWYQRNTLSLLKLPANIVCQQTSKTESESYDSSYEHRLPILADLVLYYCRYATRPALIQLYQAELTLASGERRTEVFVYSLELGHTAGTRAIKAMGTASKRFGIDGDREAVPLKLDIMYNQVVISGRSQCRRESKMCTSVNLTKACRNPEELDSQLECLQLSMTEVLKRQNGKSKKSLHLSLTEMKVDKVQVCGAADTTFAVCLDQDEKKVLQSVIRCDISLCSKPDSSSDWRQRQAQMSAQIQPLHPTFCSLLCLPIVTFSGALP, encoded by the exons ATGCAGCACACCTCTTGCACGGAGGACAGGATCCGTCACGCTCTGGACCAATGTCTGGATGGGCTGGGATGCAGTCCCAAAGCAGCTCACCGGTGGGATG TGCTGATGTGCTCCGTGGGCCAGTCAATGAATCGCTGGAGCCTGGAGGAAGTGGTCAAGAGAGACCCAGACAACTCCATCATCCTCTTGCAGCAGATCCTGAGGAAGACCAAAGAG GTCCAGGAGAATCGTCATTACCAACTAGTGGCGCCGCTTGCCATCATGTTCACCTCCACACTGCTGCAG ACGCCATACTGTCCTCCAGATATGGAGCTACTCCAGAACGCTATGGAGGTGTTCAGTACTTTCCTCACGTGGCCCGAACCGTACTGCGGCGTGTGTCGACATCTGCTCTCCACGCTCGAGCTGGAGATCAAGGCGCCGG GGATTTCCTTTCAGAGACTGGTGAGAGAAGAACAAGACCTGAACCTCAGCTGTCAATCCTCCAAGACCGT GACGGTTCTGCTGATGAACCCGAGCGAGTTGCCTGCTGACTTTGTGTCAGTGGCCGAGCAGCTGAGTTGCGTTCAGCACCCGGAAAAAGATACCTTCATTACGCTCATCAAACATGCCTTCCAGTCCACACTTGGGACCAAATATCCCCTCTGTGATATTCACGGAGTCTTGCAA GCAAAATCAGCCGAGGAACTGAGGGAGATGTTCTCCGTGGTCAGTGGTGCGTTAGAGACAGCTGCAGCCATGAGTTCTCCTCTGGACGGGCGTGACCATGTGATGCGGGAATTGGAGGAACTGAGGGAGAGACTGAGCATCCCTTCATCCAGCAAAAGGAATTGTGATG GAATGCTACAGACGTTCCCAATCCCCTCAGCCAAGTGTCGCGTGTTCCACTGGGAAAAAGATAACTTTG ACGTCTTACACACCCTTCTGGAGGACGAGCGGCAAAATTTGTCCACCGGGGAACAACCAAAGGAGGATGAGGACGAGGCGGACATTGAGGACGACGAGGGCCACGACACCTTGTCCACTGTGTCGGAGTCTTACGCTCCCTCGTTCAACTCCGGAGCGGACAGTGACTTTTTCGAGGATTCCGACGACTCCGTCGGCTCACCCAAGTCGGCCAAGTCTTCGGCTCGGCTCAGCCAGCACTTGTACCGCCTCCTACGGAAGCCCAAGAGGTCGCTAAACCGCGCTAAAAGTTTGGGATACACGGAATCCAAAGACTTGTCAGTATTGCGGGAGATCCGTTCCAACTCGCTACCTCACCACGTGCAACTTCGTAGTCCCGAGCCGTCATCCTCTCAGGTTCCGTCAGTTTTCAGTTCTCAGTTCTCTCGGACCGTCCGGCAGGTTTGCTTCAGAAGGCGACCCATCCTCAGCTGCGACCAGGACGAGCAGAACGACACGCTGAGGGTGGTGGTGTTCGGCGCCGATCAGGTCGCCGGCAAGTTGGCGCGGGCCTACAACAGCCTGAGACAAAAAGAAAGCGCTCGTCCTCGTCTCAGCCAAGTCTTCAAAATTCAGTTCTACTTCGTGCCTGTTAAGAGAGACTCAGCAGCTTATCTCACTTCTCCCACATCTCAAGGAATCAAT GAGGTCGTCAATCTTAATGGAACAGAAGATAGCACTAATGACGTGGCCCATCTCCTCGGGATGCTGGATCCCTGGTACCAAAGAAACACTCTCAGCCTGCTTAAGTTACCCGCCAATATCGTCTGTCAG CAAACATCCAAGACTGAGTCAGAGTCGTACGACAGCTCATACGAACATCGACTCCCGATTCTCGCCGACCTGGTCCTTTACTATTGCCGTTACGCAACACGGCCGGCTCTGATCCAACTCTACCAAGCTGAG TTGACGTTAGCCAGTGGCGAAAGACGGACGGAGGTGTTTGTCTATTCCCTCGAGTTGGGTCACACTGCCGGGACCAGAGCCATCAAGGCAATGG GCACGGCCAGCAAACGGTTTGGTATCGATGGTGACCGAGAAGCTGTGCCTTTAAAGCTCGACATCATGTACAATCAA GTCGTGATAAGTGGGAGGAGTCAGTGCAGAAGagaatcgaaaatgtgcacttcAGTCAACTTGACTAAAGCCTGCAGGAATCCTGAAGAGTTAG ACTCGCAGCTGGAGTGCCTGCAACTCAGCATGACCGAGGTTCTAAAGAGACAGAATGGGAAAAGCAAGAAGAGCTTG CACCTGAGCTTGACTGAGATGAAGGTGGACAAGGTGCAGGTCTGCGGTGCTGCAGACACCACCTTTGCCGTCTGTCTGGACCAGGATGAGAAGAAGGTACTACAAAGTGTCATCAG GTGCGACATCTCCCTGTGCTCCAAACCCGACAGCTCTTCAGATTGGAGGCAGCGGCAGGCCCAAATGTCGGCCCAAATTCAGCCCCTGCACCCGACCTTCTGCTCGCTCCTCTGTCTGCCCATCGTCACCTTCAGCGGAGCACTACCCTGA
- the LOC133151272 gene encoding uncharacterized protein LOC133151272: MNFSKLLCLVLVYSEQFGQVLAAAAETGAVCNGNAAGTAVTCKRKKGEDVTLKVTGTVTSWKKGTDPVNTATAKYEAKPSEKSLKIKALADDDEGEYTAGGNEKFLVQAVDCLGDTNTAALCQGKPGGSIELGLTGEGNSWKKAGGAITANGGKYGPVTEAILKINNLDDNDEAEFTGGPSTSEDEKFSVQVADCFGTAADNVECKAELGQKLKLRISDTVTGSEVKWEKQGGNLPVGKEEVGEKREGLKLPGLTAADVGTYTATYNGKTVSFAVSVPGVSGISTGGGGPKKPQGGGGGSSINSTDLGGGGGSGGDGSGGGILSYSPALLVTVTLVHLLLQLAA; this comes from the exons ATGAACTTCTCCAAGCTGCTGTGCTTGGTGCTCGTGTACAGCGAGCAATTTGGGCAAG tgctggcaGCAGCAGCGGAGACAGGAGCCGTTTGCAATGGCAACGCTGCTGGCACAGCTGTGACGTGCAAGCGCAAGAAGGGAGAAGACGTCACATTGAAAGTCACAGGCACAGTAACATCCTGGAAGAAGGGGACTGACCCAGTCAACACAGCAACTGCTAAATACGAAGCAAAGCCAAGTGAAAAGTCTCTGAAGATCAAGGCCCTGGCAGACGACGACGAGGGAGAGTACACGGCCGGCGGCAACGAAAAGTTCCTGGTCCAAG CGGTGGACTGCTTGGGTGACACAAACACAGCAGCCCTGTGCCAGGGCAAGCCGGGTGGCAGCATCGAATTGGGACTCACAGGAGAAGGTAACAGCTGGAAGAAAGCGGGGGGCGCAATTACGGCCAATGGGGGCAAGTACGGTCCAGTCACCGAGGCTATCCTGAAGATCAACAACCTGGACGACAATGACGAGGCAGAGTTCACGGGCGGCCCCAGCACCTCAGAAGATGAAAAGTTTTCCGTCCAAG TGGCCGACTGCTTTGGCACCGCGGCCGACAACGTGGAGTGCAAGGCCGAGCTGGGACAAAAACTCAAATTGAGAATCTCAGACACAGTTACTGGTTCTGAAGTCAAATGGGAGAAACAGGGCGGCAATCTCCCCGTAGGCAAGGAGGAAGTAGGGGAAAAGCGTGAAGGTCTGAAACTCCCGGGCCTAACAGCAGCCGACGTGGGAACCTACACGGCCACCTACAACGGCAAGACTGTGTCCTTCGCTGTCAGCGTTCCGG GTGTGTCAGGAATCAGTacgggcggcggcggccccaAAAAGCCACAGGGCGGCGGCGGAGGCAGCAGCATCAACAGTACCGAtttgggcggcggcggcggcagcggcggcgacggcagcggcggcggcatccTGTCCTACTCACCTGCTCTGCTGGTGACGGTCACCCTGGTGCATCTGCTGCTTCAGCTGGCCGCCTAG
- the ntn1a gene encoding netrin-1a gives MFRTLDAALVVLLAASLRRTSGGYAGGAGSALSSAQSSPPDPCYDEHGTPRRCIPDFVNSAFGKEVKVSSTCGHRSASRYCMLSAADKADERSRSCHTCDAADPKRNRPPAYLTDLNNPHNLTCWQSENFVQYPQNVTLTLSLGKKFEVTYVSLQFCSPRPESMVISKSMDYGKTWVPFQYYSSQCRKMYNKPNRAAITKQNEQEAICTDSHTDMFPLSGGLIAFSTLDGRPSAHDFDNSPVLQDWVTATDIRVTFSRLHTFGDENEDDSELARDSYFYAVSDLQVGGRCKCNGHASRCVKDREGEMVCECKHNAAGPECDRCKPFHYDRPWQRATAREANECVACNCNLHARRCRFNMELYKLSGRKSGGVCLNCRHNTAGRHCHYCKEGYYRDMSKPISHRKACKACDCHPVGAAGKTCNQTTGQCPCKDGVTGITCNRCAKGYQQSRSPIAPCIKIPVTPPTTPASSTEEPSDCDSYCKASKGKLKINMKKYCKKDYAVQVHILKADKAGEWWKFTVNVISVYKQGESRIRRGDQFLWVRAKDVACKCPKIKPGKKYLLLGNDEDSPGQSGGVVADKGSLVIQWRDTWARRLRKFQQREKKGKCKKP, from the exons ATGTTCCGAACTCTGGACGCTGCGCTCGTCGTGTTGCTGGCCGCCTCTCTGCGGCGCACGTCGGGCGGCTACGCCGGCGGCGCGGGCTCAGCTCTCTCCTCGGCTCAAAGCTCGCCGCCGGACCCGTGCTACGACGAGCACGGCACCCCGCGTCGTTGCATCCCGGACTTTGTCAACTCGGCGTTCGGCAAGGAGGTGAAGGTGTCCAGCACCTGCGGCCACCGGAGCGCGAGCCGCTACTGCATGCTCAGCGCGGCGGACAAGGCGGACGAGAGGAGCCGCAGCTGCCACACGTGCGATGCGGCCGACCCCAAGCGGAACCGGCCCCCGGCCTACCTCACCGACCTCAACAACCCGCACAACCTGACGTGCTGGCAGTCGGAGAACTTCGTCCAGTACCCGCAGAACGTCACGCTCACGCTCTCCCTGGGCAAGAAGTTTGAGGTGACCTATGTCAGCCTCCAGTTCTGCTCGCCGAGACCCGAGTCCATGGTGATCTCCAAGTCCATGGACTACGGCAAGACCTGGGTGCCCTTCCAGTACTACTCGAGCCAGTGCCGGAAGATGTACAACAAGCCCAACCGGGCCGCTATCACCAAGCAGAACGAGCAGGAAGCCATCTGCACCGACTCGCACACGGACATGTTCCCGCTGAGCGGAGGTCTGATCGCTTTCAGTACGCTGGACGGGAGACCCTCGGCCCACGACTTTGACAACTCGCCCGTGTTGCAGGATTGGGTGACGGCCACCGACATCCGCGTCACTTTTAGCCGACTGCACACCTTCGGCGACGAGAACGAGGACGACTCGGAGCTGGCGCGGGACTCGTACTTCTATGCCGTGTCCGACCTGCAGGTGGGCGGCCGCTGCAAGTGCAATGGACACGCGTCGCGCTGCGTCAAGGACCGCGAGGGCGAGATGGTGTGCGAGTGCAAGCACAACGCGGCCGGACCGGAGTGTGACAGGTGCAAGCCCTTCCACTACGACCGGCCGTGGCAGAGGGCGACCGCACGGGAAGCCAACGAGTGCGTCG CCTGTAACTGCAACCTGCACGCCCGCCGCTGCCGCTTCAACATGGAGCTGTACAAGCTGTCGGGGAGGAAGAGCGGAGGCGTGTGCCTCAACTGCCGCCACAACACGGCCGGACGCCATTGCCACTATTGCAAGGAGGGCTACTACCGGGACATGTCCAAACCTATCTCGCACAGGAAAGCCTGCAAGG CATGCGATTGCCATCCCGTGGGTGCGGCTGGCAAAACCTGTAACCAAACCACAGGACAATGTCCCTGTAAAGACGGCGTGACCGGTATCACGTGCAACCGCTGCGCTAAAGGTTACCAGCAGAGCCGCTCGCCCATTGCCCCGTGCATAA AGATTCCAGTTACACCGCCTACGACACCAGCCAGCAGTACAGAAGAGCCCTCAG ACTGTGACTCTTACTGCAAAGCATCAAAAGGCAAACTGAAAATCAACATGAAGAAGTATTGCAAGAAGGATTACG CTGTCCAGGTCCACATTCTGAAGGCGGACAAGGCCGGCGAGTGGTGGAAATTCACCGTCAACGTCATTTCCGTCTACAAGCAAGGCGAGAGTCGGATTCGTCGCGGGGACCAGTTCTTGTGGGTCCGCGCCAAAGACGTGGCCTGCAAGTGTCCCAAGATCAAGCCCGGCAAGAAATATCTGCTGCTGGGCAACGACGAGGACTCCCCCGGCCAGAGCGGCGGCGTGGTGGCGGACAAAGGCAGCCTGGTTATCCAGTGGAGGGACACGTGGGCACGCAGGCTGCGGAAGTTCCAACAGCGGGAGAAGAAAGGAAAGTGCAAGAAGCCGTAA